From Acropora muricata isolate sample 2 chromosome 14, ASM3666990v1, whole genome shotgun sequence, one genomic window encodes:
- the LOC136898216 gene encoding steroid 17-alpha-hydroxylase/17,20 lyase-like isoform X3 translates to MALELLALAFVMISAVLLYSVLSHVTDNPKLPPGPMPLPVIGNMLQMGMTPHYGLTSLAKKFGKIFRLSVGIHRMVVVNSIDLAREALVKKSSDFAGRPRLYTADLISRGGKDIAFSDFSPTWKLQRKVAHSALKMFGQGIKPIEEKVSQEIDELITRFQAVEGLAHDPQDDVVLAVINIICAFVFGSRYDLENPEFRTILNYNEQFVQGFRAGNLVDYFPWLRHFPSKGLDLIRQAVKDRDIILQRKFDEHKSSYQDCVTRDLTDALIKAMKESQSEEQDKVLSLTEDHVVLTMNDIFSAGLETTSTCVLWALAYLVRNPKVQQRIHQELDDVIGRERLPELADKANLPYLDATIMEVLRYSSLVPLLFPHSTTADTTLDGYEIPKDTIVLFNVWAMHHDEKEWDRPFEFDPSRFLDAEGKVICPGTLSYLPFGAGRRVCLAESLGKIQLFLFISRLLHKFQFSVPSNGEAPDLEGIFGASLCPKPYSLNIERRY, encoded by the coding sequence ATGGCCCTGGAACTACTGGCTCTTGCATTTGTGATGATATCTGCGGTCCTACTTTACAGTGTTCTTTCACACGTGACCGACAACCCAAAGCTTCCACCAGGTCCAATGCCTCTCCCTGTCATCGGAAACATGCTTCAAATGGGAATGACCCCACACTACGGCCTCACGAGCTTGGCGAAAAAGTTCGGGAAGATCTTCCGGCTTTCGGTCGGAATACATCGGATGGTGGTCGTGAACAGTATCGATTTGGCCCGAGAAGCGCTCGTAAAGAAGTCCAGTGACTTCGCTGGACGTCCTCGACTTTACACAGCGGATCTGATTTCCCGTGGTGGCAAAGATATCGCTTTCAGCGACTTCAGCCCGACTTGGAAGCTGCAGAGAAAGGTGGCACACTCTGCACTCAAAATGTTTGGCCAAGGGATAAAACCCATAGAGGAGAAAGTCTCCCAGGAAATTGACGAACTCATAACGCGTTTTCAAGCAGTGGAAGGACTAGCCCACGACCCACAGGATGATGTTGTTCTAGCTGTGATCAACATTATCTGTGCGTTCGTGTTCGGTTCGCGTTACGACTTGGAAAATCCTGAGTTCCGCACCATCTTGAACTACAACGAACAGTTTGTGCAGGGTTTTAGGGCTGGAAACTTAGTAGATTACTTCCCATGGCTTCGTCACTTCCCTAGCAAAGGCTTAGATCTCATCAGACAAGCAGTTAAAGACCGCGACATCATTCTCCAAAGGAAATTCGACGAACATAAAAGTTCCTATCAGGATTGCGTGACGCGTGACCTCACGGATGCCTTGATCAAAGCCATGAAAGAGTCACAGTCCGAAGAACAAGACAAAGTTCTTTCACTGACCGAAGATCACGTGGTCTTAACCatgaatgacattttcagcgCTGGCTTGGAAACCACCTCTACCTGTGTCCTCTGGGCGCTTGCGTACTTGGTTCGCAATCCCAAGGTCCAGCAGCGCATTCATCAAGAGCTCGATGACGTCATAGGGCGAGAACGACTGCCCGAGCTTGCCGACAAAGCCAACTTGCCATATCTGGACGCAACCATTATGGAAGTCTTGAGGTACAGCTCTCTTGTTCCTTTGTTATTCCCGCATTCCACCACTGCGGACACTACCCTGGACGGGTACGAGATCCCCAAAGACACTATCGTGTTGTTTAACGTCTGGGCTATGCACCATGACGAGAAGGAGTGGGACAGGCCGTTTGAATTTGATCCTTCCCGTTTTCTTGACGCAGAAGGGAAAGTGATCTGTCCTGGCACACTGAGTTACCTTCCGTTTGGAGCCGGCAGAAGGGTTTGTCTCGCTGAATCCCTCGGCAAAATCCAACTTTTcctcttcatttctcgcctgcTGCACAAGTTTCAGTTCAGTGTTCCGAGCAATGGCGAGGCACCAGACTTGGAGGGAATCTTTGGCGCTAGCCTGTGTCCTAAACCGTACAGCCTGAACATTGAAAGGCGTTACTAG
- the LOC136898981 gene encoding E3 ubiquitin-protein ligase TRIM71-like isoform X2 has product MDVRQLFKILKKEAECPLCLDTVKNPKTLPCLHSFCLECLDELANFARRQLKTKIKCPVCQTSFPIPDTNTFANLPSSFHLNRLVDVLALHDSSVKVQKCNSCDEKNPATSYCFVCQSFMCATCFLYHQRFKATRGHRTALIDKLQAQDVQELIERPVLCSQQYHEDQALEFYCEDCKVLICLKCSIVSHNRHLVTDTRKAALEQKMQMTEALAKLKAEILLHENEIKKQTELKDKNVTDIMNAEKKMTDSVEEWIRDLREHEKKMKQKFREIYEAEQKQHETRLQNLELITTQLKSCVERGQGVLKRNISAEILETNHTILQRCEELMNARKSDRYKSPYLNYLVKKRFDTFDQILVTMTDSSMCLAEFDESEIGKESNVVVVTRDSERLQCYQPDDEIKVGILTAEGDHLKTELKDSKDGKYTVTYTPQCVGQHSAEIEVNGHPLTGSPFLLPIQQHDYQLLFKFGSTGKREGEFCCINDIAVNDRTGTIAVADAD; this is encoded by the exons ATGGATGTGCGCCAGCTTTTCAAGATCCTCAAGAAGGAAGCAGAATGCCCACTGTGCTTGGACACAGTCAAAAACCCCAAGACATTGCCATGTCTTCACTCATTCTGCCTAGAGTGTCTCGACGAACTGGCAAACTTTGCAAGAAGACAACTAAAGACAAAAATCAAATGTCCAGTTTGCCAGACTTCATTTCCCATTCCCGACACCAACACCTTCGCCAATTTGCCTTCTTCTTTTCATCTCAACCGATTGGTGGATGTTCTTGCTCTTCACGATAGCAGCGTAAAGGTTCAGAAATGTAACAGTTGTGACGAGAAGAACCCGGCAACAAGTTACTGTTTTGTTTGTCAGAGCTTTATGTGCGCAACTTGTTTTCTATATCACCAACGATTCAAAGCCACAAGAGGTCATCGCACTGCTTTGATCGACAAATTACAAGCGCAAGATGTGCAAGAGTTGATTGAAAGACCCGTCCTATGTTCACAGCAATATCACGAGGATCAAGCACTGGAATTTTATTGTGAAGATTGCAAAGTTCTGATTTGCCTGAAGTGCAGTATTGTGAGTCATAATCGACATCTCGTCACAGACACGCGTAAAGCTGCTCTAGAACAAAAGATGCAAATGACGGAGGCTCTGGCCAAATTGAAAGCCGAAATTCTTTTGCATGAGAATGAAATCAAGAAACAAACAGAGCTAAAAGACAAAAACGTAACTGATATTATGAACGCAGAAAAGAAGATGACAGACTCGGTGGAAGAATGGATTCGCGATTTGcgagaacacgagaagaaaatgaagcagAAGTTTCGTGAGATTTATGAAGcggaacaaaaacaacacgaaaCTCGACTGCAAAACTTGGAGCTGATTACCACCCAACTGAAAAGCTGCGTGGAACGAGGCCAGGGTGTATTAAAAAGAAATATCAGCGCTGAAATTCTAGAAACAAATCACACCATTCTCCAACGCTGTGAGGAACTGATGAATGCTAGAAAATCAGATCGTTACAAGTCGCCATATTTAAATTACTTGGTTAAAAAGAGATTTGATACTTTCGATCAAATTTTAGTCACCATGACTGATTCCTCCATGTGCTTAGCTGAATTTGATGAAAGCGAAATCGGTAAAGAGTCGAATGTTGTTGTAGTTACAAGGGATTCAGAGCGATTGCAATGTTATCAACCAGATGATGAAATCAAAGTCGGCATTTTAACTGCAGAAGGTGATCACCTAAAAACTGAACTGAAAGACAGCAAGGACGGCAAATACACAGTGACATACACACCACAATGTGTTGGCCAACATAGTGCTGAAATCGAAGTAAATGGACATCCGCTGACTGGCAGTCCCTTTCTTTTGCCGATTCAGCAGCATGACTATCAACTTTTGTTTAAGTTTGGATCAACAGGGAAGAGAGAAGGAGAGTTTTGTTGCATTAATGATATTGCTGTGAATGACAGAACTGGAACGATTGCTGTTGCAGATGCAG ATTGA
- the LOC136898216 gene encoding steroid 17-alpha-hydroxylase/17,20 lyase-like isoform X1 — MDTRCIFNREKVDYLFSTHFQQVFVKAAYWLKIFVRSKTYQHYGMALELLALAFVMISAVLLYSVLSHVTDNPKLPPGPMPLPVIGNMLQMGMTPHYGLTSLAKKFGKIFRLSVGIHRMVVVNSIDLAREALVKKSSDFAGRPRLYTADLISRGGKDIAFSDFSPTWKLQRKVAHSALKMFGQGIKPIEEKVSQEIDELITRFQAVEGLAHDPQDDVVLAVINIICAFVFGSRYDLENPEFRTILNYNEQFVQGFRAGNLVDYFPWLRHFPSKGLDLIRQAVKDRDIILQRKFDEHKSSYQDCVTRDLTDALIKAMKESQSEEQDKVLSLTEDHVVLTMNDIFSAGLETTSTCVLWALAYLVRNPKVQQRIHQELDDVIGRERLPELADKANLPYLDATIMEVLRYSSLVPLLFPHSTTADTTLDGYEIPKDTIVLFNVWAMHHDEKEWDRPFEFDPSRFLDAEGKVICPGTLSYLPFGAGRRVCLAESLGKIQLFLFISRLLHKFQFSVPSNGEAPDLEGIFGASLCPKPYSLNIERRY; from the coding sequence ACATACCAGCACTACGGCATGGCCCTGGAACTACTGGCTCTTGCATTTGTGATGATATCTGCGGTCCTACTTTACAGTGTTCTTTCACACGTGACCGACAACCCAAAGCTTCCACCAGGTCCAATGCCTCTCCCTGTCATCGGAAACATGCTTCAAATGGGAATGACCCCACACTACGGCCTCACGAGCTTGGCGAAAAAGTTCGGGAAGATCTTCCGGCTTTCGGTCGGAATACATCGGATGGTGGTCGTGAACAGTATCGATTTGGCCCGAGAAGCGCTCGTAAAGAAGTCCAGTGACTTCGCTGGACGTCCTCGACTTTACACAGCGGATCTGATTTCCCGTGGTGGCAAAGATATCGCTTTCAGCGACTTCAGCCCGACTTGGAAGCTGCAGAGAAAGGTGGCACACTCTGCACTCAAAATGTTTGGCCAAGGGATAAAACCCATAGAGGAGAAAGTCTCCCAGGAAATTGACGAACTCATAACGCGTTTTCAAGCAGTGGAAGGACTAGCCCACGACCCACAGGATGATGTTGTTCTAGCTGTGATCAACATTATCTGTGCGTTCGTGTTCGGTTCGCGTTACGACTTGGAAAATCCTGAGTTCCGCACCATCTTGAACTACAACGAACAGTTTGTGCAGGGTTTTAGGGCTGGAAACTTAGTAGATTACTTCCCATGGCTTCGTCACTTCCCTAGCAAAGGCTTAGATCTCATCAGACAAGCAGTTAAAGACCGCGACATCATTCTCCAAAGGAAATTCGACGAACATAAAAGTTCCTATCAGGATTGCGTGACGCGTGACCTCACGGATGCCTTGATCAAAGCCATGAAAGAGTCACAGTCCGAAGAACAAGACAAAGTTCTTTCACTGACCGAAGATCACGTGGTCTTAACCatgaatgacattttcagcgCTGGCTTGGAAACCACCTCTACCTGTGTCCTCTGGGCGCTTGCGTACTTGGTTCGCAATCCCAAGGTCCAGCAGCGCATTCATCAAGAGCTCGATGACGTCATAGGGCGAGAACGACTGCCCGAGCTTGCCGACAAAGCCAACTTGCCATATCTGGACGCAACCATTATGGAAGTCTTGAGGTACAGCTCTCTTGTTCCTTTGTTATTCCCGCATTCCACCACTGCGGACACTACCCTGGACGGGTACGAGATCCCCAAAGACACTATCGTGTTGTTTAACGTCTGGGCTATGCACCATGACGAGAAGGAGTGGGACAGGCCGTTTGAATTTGATCCTTCCCGTTTTCTTGACGCAGAAGGGAAAGTGATCTGTCCTGGCACACTGAGTTACCTTCCGTTTGGAGCCGGCAGAAGGGTTTGTCTCGCTGAATCCCTCGGCAAAATCCAACTTTTcctcttcatttctcgcctgcTGCACAAGTTTCAGTTCAGTGTTCCGAGCAATGGCGAGGCACCAGACTTGGAGGGAATCTTTGGCGCTAGCCTGTGTCCTAAACCGTACAGCCTGAACATTGAAAGGCGTTACTAG
- the LOC136898981 gene encoding E3 ubiquitin-protein ligase TRIM71-like isoform X1 has product MDVRQLFKILKKEAECPLCLDTVKNPKTLPCLHSFCLECLDELANFARRQLKTKIKCPVCQTSFPIPDTNTFANLPSSFHLNRLVDVLALHDSSVKVQKCNSCDEKNPATSYCFVCQSFMCATCFLYHQRFKATRGHRTALIDKLQAQDVQELIERPVLCSQQYHEDQALEFYCEDCKVLICLKCSIVSHNRHLVTDTRKAALEQKMQMTEALAKLKAEILLHENEIKKQTELKDKNVTDIMNAEKKMTDSVEEWIRDLREHEKKMKQKFREIYEAEQKQHETRLQNLELITTQLKSCVERGQGVLKRNISAEILETNHTILQRCEELMNARKSDRYKSPYLNYLVKKRFDTFDQILVTMTDSSMCLAEFDESEIGKESNVVVVTRDSERLQCYQPDDEIKVGILTAEGDHLKTELKDSKDGKYTVTYTPQCVGQHSAEIEVNGHPLTGSPFLLPIQQHDYQLLFKFGSTGKREGEFCCINDIAVNDRTGTIAVADAGNKRIQLFSSDGKFQLQVKLDGPPYSVAFTDCGDLLTLSENNNKLRLFTEEGQFIKHISDKHLRKPQHLSIASDGRLIITDRESNEVKVLSPDGNDQLVSVTAPSCYGHPQCVAYYQNKFYVSYPHTHCIKVFGKTGVYIHDIGCKGSSDGQFSYPRGLVIDKYNQLIVCDRSERRLQLFTLSGKFLGTLQGEFTKSHDTPQYAAVNKNGNLVVAGKFKIFTFVFDKKRD; this is encoded by the coding sequence ATGGATGTGCGCCAGCTTTTCAAGATCCTCAAGAAGGAAGCAGAATGCCCACTGTGCTTGGACACAGTCAAAAACCCCAAGACATTGCCATGTCTTCACTCATTCTGCCTAGAGTGTCTCGACGAACTGGCAAACTTTGCAAGAAGACAACTAAAGACAAAAATCAAATGTCCAGTTTGCCAGACTTCATTTCCCATTCCCGACACCAACACCTTCGCCAATTTGCCTTCTTCTTTTCATCTCAACCGATTGGTGGATGTTCTTGCTCTTCACGATAGCAGCGTAAAGGTTCAGAAATGTAACAGTTGTGACGAGAAGAACCCGGCAACAAGTTACTGTTTTGTTTGTCAGAGCTTTATGTGCGCAACTTGTTTTCTATATCACCAACGATTCAAAGCCACAAGAGGTCATCGCACTGCTTTGATCGACAAATTACAAGCGCAAGATGTGCAAGAGTTGATTGAAAGACCCGTCCTATGTTCACAGCAATATCACGAGGATCAAGCACTGGAATTTTATTGTGAAGATTGCAAAGTTCTGATTTGCCTGAAGTGCAGTATTGTGAGTCATAATCGACATCTCGTCACAGACACGCGTAAAGCTGCTCTAGAACAAAAGATGCAAATGACGGAGGCTCTGGCCAAATTGAAAGCCGAAATTCTTTTGCATGAGAATGAAATCAAGAAACAAACAGAGCTAAAAGACAAAAACGTAACTGATATTATGAACGCAGAAAAGAAGATGACAGACTCGGTGGAAGAATGGATTCGCGATTTGcgagaacacgagaagaaaatgaagcagAAGTTTCGTGAGATTTATGAAGcggaacaaaaacaacacgaaaCTCGACTGCAAAACTTGGAGCTGATTACCACCCAACTGAAAAGCTGCGTGGAACGAGGCCAGGGTGTATTAAAAAGAAATATCAGCGCTGAAATTCTAGAAACAAATCACACCATTCTCCAACGCTGTGAGGAACTGATGAATGCTAGAAAATCAGATCGTTACAAGTCGCCATATTTAAATTACTTGGTTAAAAAGAGATTTGATACTTTCGATCAAATTTTAGTCACCATGACTGATTCCTCCATGTGCTTAGCTGAATTTGATGAAAGCGAAATCGGTAAAGAGTCGAATGTTGTTGTAGTTACAAGGGATTCAGAGCGATTGCAATGTTATCAACCAGATGATGAAATCAAAGTCGGCATTTTAACTGCAGAAGGTGATCACCTAAAAACTGAACTGAAAGACAGCAAGGACGGCAAATACACAGTGACATACACACCACAATGTGTTGGCCAACATAGTGCTGAAATCGAAGTAAATGGACATCCGCTGACTGGCAGTCCCTTTCTTTTGCCGATTCAGCAGCATGACTATCAACTTTTGTTTAAGTTTGGATCAACAGGGAAGAGAGAAGGAGAGTTTTGTTGCATTAATGATATTGCTGTGAATGACAGAACTGGAACGATTGCTGTTGCAGATGCAGGTAATAAAAGAATTCAACTGTTCAGTTCAGACGGAAAGTTTCAACTGCAGGTAAAACTTGATGGTCCACCTTATTCCGTGGCATTCACAGACTGTGGCGACCTACTGACTTTATCTGAGAACAACAATAAGCTTCGTCTGTTCACTGAGGAAGGTCAGTTTATAAAACACATCAGTGATAAGCATCTAAGGAAACCACAACATCTTTCCATTGCGAGTGACGGTCGTTTAATCATAACTGATCGTGAAAGCAATGAAGTGAAGGTCCTTTCCCCTGATGGGAATGACCAGCTAGTGTCCGTGACTGCTCCAAGCTGTTATGGACATCCACAATGCGTTGCTTATTATCAGAACAAGTTTTATGTTTCTTATCCTCATACCCACTGTATCAAGGTATTTGGCAAAACAGGAGTGTACATACATGACATAGGCTGTAAGGGATCCAGTGATGGACAGTTTAGTTATCCACGTGGACTCGTCATTGACAAGTACAACCAACTAATAGTGTGTGATAGAAGCGAGCGAAGGCTGCAACTCTTCACCCTGAGTGGCAAGTTTTTGGGGACATTACAGGGAGAATTCACCAAAAGTCATGACACTCCTCAGTATGCTGCTGTAAATAAAAATGGTAATCTAGTTGTAGctgggaaatttaaaattttcacttttgtgTTTGATAAGAAAAGAGACTGA
- the LOC136898216 gene encoding steroid 17-alpha-hydroxylase/17,20 lyase-like isoform X2, whose amino-acid sequence MRRTDSFDSIRCFLSAAYQTYQHYGMALELLALAFVMISAVLLYSVLSHVTDNPKLPPGPMPLPVIGNMLQMGMTPHYGLTSLAKKFGKIFRLSVGIHRMVVVNSIDLAREALVKKSSDFAGRPRLYTADLISRGGKDIAFSDFSPTWKLQRKVAHSALKMFGQGIKPIEEKVSQEIDELITRFQAVEGLAHDPQDDVVLAVINIICAFVFGSRYDLENPEFRTILNYNEQFVQGFRAGNLVDYFPWLRHFPSKGLDLIRQAVKDRDIILQRKFDEHKSSYQDCVTRDLTDALIKAMKESQSEEQDKVLSLTEDHVVLTMNDIFSAGLETTSTCVLWALAYLVRNPKVQQRIHQELDDVIGRERLPELADKANLPYLDATIMEVLRYSSLVPLLFPHSTTADTTLDGYEIPKDTIVLFNVWAMHHDEKEWDRPFEFDPSRFLDAEGKVICPGTLSYLPFGAGRRVCLAESLGKIQLFLFISRLLHKFQFSVPSNGEAPDLEGIFGASLCPKPYSLNIERRY is encoded by the coding sequence ACATACCAGCACTACGGCATGGCCCTGGAACTACTGGCTCTTGCATTTGTGATGATATCTGCGGTCCTACTTTACAGTGTTCTTTCACACGTGACCGACAACCCAAAGCTTCCACCAGGTCCAATGCCTCTCCCTGTCATCGGAAACATGCTTCAAATGGGAATGACCCCACACTACGGCCTCACGAGCTTGGCGAAAAAGTTCGGGAAGATCTTCCGGCTTTCGGTCGGAATACATCGGATGGTGGTCGTGAACAGTATCGATTTGGCCCGAGAAGCGCTCGTAAAGAAGTCCAGTGACTTCGCTGGACGTCCTCGACTTTACACAGCGGATCTGATTTCCCGTGGTGGCAAAGATATCGCTTTCAGCGACTTCAGCCCGACTTGGAAGCTGCAGAGAAAGGTGGCACACTCTGCACTCAAAATGTTTGGCCAAGGGATAAAACCCATAGAGGAGAAAGTCTCCCAGGAAATTGACGAACTCATAACGCGTTTTCAAGCAGTGGAAGGACTAGCCCACGACCCACAGGATGATGTTGTTCTAGCTGTGATCAACATTATCTGTGCGTTCGTGTTCGGTTCGCGTTACGACTTGGAAAATCCTGAGTTCCGCACCATCTTGAACTACAACGAACAGTTTGTGCAGGGTTTTAGGGCTGGAAACTTAGTAGATTACTTCCCATGGCTTCGTCACTTCCCTAGCAAAGGCTTAGATCTCATCAGACAAGCAGTTAAAGACCGCGACATCATTCTCCAAAGGAAATTCGACGAACATAAAAGTTCCTATCAGGATTGCGTGACGCGTGACCTCACGGATGCCTTGATCAAAGCCATGAAAGAGTCACAGTCCGAAGAACAAGACAAAGTTCTTTCACTGACCGAAGATCACGTGGTCTTAACCatgaatgacattttcagcgCTGGCTTGGAAACCACCTCTACCTGTGTCCTCTGGGCGCTTGCGTACTTGGTTCGCAATCCCAAGGTCCAGCAGCGCATTCATCAAGAGCTCGATGACGTCATAGGGCGAGAACGACTGCCCGAGCTTGCCGACAAAGCCAACTTGCCATATCTGGACGCAACCATTATGGAAGTCTTGAGGTACAGCTCTCTTGTTCCTTTGTTATTCCCGCATTCCACCACTGCGGACACTACCCTGGACGGGTACGAGATCCCCAAAGACACTATCGTGTTGTTTAACGTCTGGGCTATGCACCATGACGAGAAGGAGTGGGACAGGCCGTTTGAATTTGATCCTTCCCGTTTTCTTGACGCAGAAGGGAAAGTGATCTGTCCTGGCACACTGAGTTACCTTCCGTTTGGAGCCGGCAGAAGGGTTTGTCTCGCTGAATCCCTCGGCAAAATCCAACTTTTcctcttcatttctcgcctgcTGCACAAGTTTCAGTTCAGTGTTCCGAGCAATGGCGAGGCACCAGACTTGGAGGGAATCTTTGGCGCTAGCCTGTGTCCTAAACCGTACAGCCTGAACATTGAAAGGCGTTACTAG